The segment tatatatatatatatatatatatatatatatatataatatataattttgccATATGGAAAGCAGTTGTCTTGAGAGCAGCGTGCTCCCTATCATGCGCTGAAGAAGGTGCGCTCTCTCCCCGACGCTCAGGATGTCTCTGCCGAGGCCGGGCACAGAGCCGCGGTTCTGCTCCGCGATGAGGGCGACGGGGCACGCGGAGGTGTGGCACGACTCGGATGACAGCGTCAAGTTCCAGCAGTACGGCTGGCGCTGCACCAAGAAAGAGGACGCCTACTCCACGCGTACCCTCATCGGTAACTGGAGCGAGGAGCGCCGCGATCCCCGCAGCCTGGCGCAGCGCAAACCCCTGCCTTCACAGGTACAGGACTGGGGCGCCGGCCATCAGACAGAGCACGGCTTCCCATGAGAGCCGTGTTAACCAAGCCTGCCTGGGCACTAGCAAACCACCGGCCCCCGCCTTCCTTTGACGTTTAAGATCTGAAGTGATTTATTTATATCTGCATGCAGGTACCAGTCCCTTTTAATaagccctttatactgcagagCCGTTTGGACTAGAagtgtttttcagtgtcttcCATAGTTAAATGACATGTTCTTTGAAGTTTgtataatggattttaaaaatctTACCCCTTCTGAAGCCATATTTCCCTCCTTATTTTCATAGAGTTTTTGAATTCCCAAATCAGTAacctcttttttttctgtgtcgATTGCAGCACTCGCACTATTTTGGCACAACATATTCTGCATCGTATGACACGGGAGGGAAAGCGGCGGAGAGGAGAGGTAGCGTTTTGCTTTCGTTTTATTTGGCACTGAATGAGGTTGAGAGAGCGCAGGCATTCGCATGCCCGCTTCTCCACCATGTGAAGCGATCCAGACCCCGGCCGCGTTTATAAGAAACACGCGGCTTCACCTCTGCGGGGTCCCTGCTGTCCACGGAGCAGCGGGCTCGCTTCATTTCGATTGTGTTGAAGTTTTGCATGTGTAGTTATAGTTGAGTGAAGGATGAGACACGCACAGTTAGTTAAAAGCAAAGGGAGGTGAGCAGAATATCTTAGCATGTAAAGCAGTGTCCGCTAAAACCGGAGGTGCATTACAAACCAATCAGATTAGACCCCCCATAGACGGGGCGTGCCAAACATTTCTCCTGCTCTTGTGAAACACTGCGTGCTTTCATCAGCCGGATGTGCTTTTACTGTTCAGAGTTTAACAAAGAAGCACGCTCCTTCCCTGGGCACCAGCCGGAGCTGCAGCCACCTCACCTCCCAAACTACTCCTGCTACCGGCTGAACTACACTGATCCAGGGGGTCCAAACACAGCGAGGGAGCAGGAGAGAGCGCCGGGAGCACCCCCAACCTGACCCTGCTCTGGGACGTCTGCGTGCTTGCACCTATCGAGCACCACCGAGGCGGAAGTGTGCAGTTTAATGAGCTGTGTGGGCGTGTCTCTTAACTCATGGCATGCAGCTCAGGTAAAACAAGGACTCTTCTTTAAACAGTGAGACGGATCTCTTTTGTAAAAgctctttccattttttaatacattgtattcaaATGTAACCCTTTTTGTTTGAGCTTAATAAAATGCAGTAGGATCTCTCTCCGTCGAGATGCATGTGCAGGAaggtcttgtgttttttttttttaaattcaaaactgaacaggattcattaacattttaacaGTAAATCAGAACCCCTTAACAAGGATGCAATGCACATCCTATCTGTGTCGTAGTCCAAATGACACGCTGTAGAAATAATCACACAACACCTGTCATGTGTCTATGAAGagctttattacacattgaagAAACTACCGTGTTAATATTGCATAACAGTGCTGGCCACTATGGCTTGTCAGGAATGTATGGTTATGCagcaacaacacaaaaataaaaacagtggaAGCAAAAACTGAGACCAGGATGGCTTTCAAGCACCCCCCCGAGGAGTGTACCCAGACCCGAGCAATGCCAGCACAGCCTGCGCTCCTAGGATCCGTCATCTCTCTCCAGCGCTCTGTTTAGAACCACTGAAGACACAGCCGTGCATCAGGTCGAGACCTCACTGAAGCTTCATGCAAAACCAAAGGACTGGCGCATCCAGATCCTGTCACCTGTTAACCTGCCGGCTCGTTTTCCACCAGGTTTTGTGTAAGGATATAAAGGGggttagatcattaaaatgacAGACCCTGCAGACAGCTTCATTATAGAACaggagtgaacacacacacacacacacacaccgctctGAGATGTTTAACCACCACTTCTCAATCGCTCCAGCCAGCTGGCTGTCACAAGCATGTTCTACCTCCTTGATGGACAAGGATCGCTATCAGAAAGGCAGAGCTTGCTGCAAGATACCACACGGAGGTGCTCAAAAGATCGCTTCCGTTTCCTGCAGAATACAGATTCTGTGTGCCACCATTCTGTGAATTCAGACGTCCAGCTGTTGGGTTTGTGTAGCCAGGGGTTCATGGCTTTTGAGATCAACTCTGATGAATAGGTGCTCACAGCTCTTCACTCCAAATCATTAgcttgttttacatttttcagaaaggagaaacgcctcccccaccccccctcccggATAGAATGACCCAACCAGAAATAAAGAAGTCAGACATTTCGTAATGATTTGAAGAGAAGCGTTCCCAGCCTGTCCTCTGTACTGTACAGCCTGTCTGCTGCTCTGCACGGGCCACTCCAGCTCAACAGCACCAACATCTGCGGAGCTGTTCCCTCCATTGCTGGCTCATGAGACACGAAGCACTTCTGGAGAAAGCAGTTTAGGAAATGACGCAAAACAGATGNNNNNNNNNNNNNNNNNNNNNNNNNNNNNNNNNNNNNNNNNNNNNNNNNNNNNNNNNNNNNNNNNNNNNNNNNNNNNNNNNNNNNNNNNNNNNNNNNNNNNNNNNNNNNNNNNNNNNNNNNNNNNNNNNNNNNNNNNNNNNNNNNNNNNNNNNNNNNNNNNNNNNNNNNNNNNNNNNNNNNNNNNNNNNNNNNNNNNNNNAGAGAGAGGGAGGTGTGGAGTGAGTACAGGAGAGGGGcgcgatacacacacacacacacacacacacacacacagatacacacacacacacaggctttaGCACAAGCAGTCTCAGTTCCCCTTTACAGCAGTGCTAAAGGATTGAAAGTccatttcttacctcttattagcactaccAACAATGGCCCCCCTTTTAACCATTGCCAACTGCTGACACTACCATTTGTTACCTCAGTGATTAGGAATGCCATGCAAATAAACGTgcccacgcacacgcacacgcacacgcacactcgTGGCACACATGCAGTTCTAGTAACAGATCTGGAGTTGTATTGCTAATGTATTGAGGAGAATGTTCTGGAACactttcactgtgctgtttgctcTCATAGCTTCCCTATAGGTGACTGTGGGGTTTATATACAGTGTCTATACGTTATACTAACAAAGGCAACCGAATGAAGGAATTCGGGTTTCACAGGTTACGAGTTTTCAGGTGACAATTCGGTTCCTTCGGAGGAAGGCACTGGTGTTTGAAACTAGCTAGCCCTGCACCTTGCCTGTGTGAATATTTCAGTTAGTAAAGGACTGTATACAgattacataaataaacaaatactgcacCAGGTTTCTGGGGACTATGGCAGAACGGAGCCCTTCTGTCCCTGTCACTGGCTTGTCAACGGAATCGCCCCTCGCGGCTTCCTACAGAGGGCAAAGGGAGAGGCAGGTGTGGCTCCCTGCAGTGATCAGTCCCTCCCAGAGCAAGCCAGACCCCCACTCAGCTGGACGGCAGGGTTTCAAAGAGCGCTCCACCTTTGCTGTCAGGCTTGAGGGCTGTGAGGCGAGCGTGGTTCTTGAGAATGTGCAAACCCTCTTCCCTGTCGTAAAGGTTTTAATACGGGTCCCTGAGGCACGGTGAGGCAACCCAGTCAGCGGGAGTGTAAAGAACAATGACCCCTGGTGACCCCTGCAGGTCCTCAGCCAAGACCTTAACTCAGTGCGGCTGGGACACCCCATGTTTATCTTCACTCTGTGCCGTCCCGTTACTGAAACAGGGCAACAGGCTTTTTGAAAGAAAGGGGCAGTCTAGCACAATGCGTCCGGGGGGAACTGTACAAAGATGATAGGGGAACTGTACAAAGATGATAGGGGAGGCGACCTGAGTCGTATTACCATTACAGCTGCAGACAGTGACAAAGATACAGAAAGCACTGCGGTAACGCCACACATGGCCATCTGTTGCTCTTCATTCATATCTTCATAGTCCTTCTGAAAAGTCACAGCACCTGTTTTTATTACCTGAGCTCTACCTGCAGAAACCTGTATTGTATCTGGAGCTATGCGGCTGGCTTCATAGCCTTTCAGTGATGAGAAAGCGAGAGGAAGGCGTGTGTGTTTACCTGCCGGTCCTCGTGTTTCCCGCGGATCTCGAGGAAGTCTCCGTTCACCTTGACTCCCAGCTCCTCAGGAGAGAAGTGCTTCACATCCAGGTTGACCATGAACCTGTCCTTGTCCAGCTTCATCTACAAGCAGAAGCATGATATCTTCACAGAGCAATCACACACCCCATCAAGTGACCAAACCAGTCATAACCCACTGGGGGCTGGGGAGTAAGTGCTGGAACCCCACACTCTACTCCATTGTTGTGACACTGTTTTGAGACTCTATCCCCTGCTGGAACCCCACACTCTACTCCATTGTTGTGTCACTGTTTTGAGACTCTATCCCCTGCTGGAACCCCACACTCTACTCCATTGTTGTGTCACTGTTTTGAGACTCTATCCCCTGCTGGAACCCCACACTCTACTCCATGGTTGTGACACTGTTTTGAGACTCTATCCCCTGCTGGAACCCCACACTCTACTCCATTGCTGTGTCACTGTTTTGAGACTCTATCCCCTGCTGGAACCCCACACTCTACTCCATTGCTGTGTCACTGTTTTGAGACTCTATCCCCTGCTGGAACCCCACACTCTACTCCATTGTTGTGACACTGGGAGGGGGTGGTTTGCATTCCACTGAGGAAATTCTTTCCATCGTTTACAAAGTGTCCTTGGAGTGAAAGCTGAGACTGTAAACAGTgaccaaaacagaaataataacagcaaACAACATGCAGGGGGCAGAACTCCTCTCCTGAAATGAAGGATTCTTTAAGCATTTAAacctcttgtgtgtgtgtgtgtgtatatatatatatatatatatatatatatatatatatatatatatatatatatatatatatatgtatatatacagtatatatatatatatatatatatatatactggatgAATCACAATactgcatgctgtttgttttgaactGCATTGTGAAATACATTGGGAATTATATGCAACAATAGAAGGATAAGATACACTGTAGATTTCTTCTATAAAACTTTGTTTTATTCCAGTAAAGATAAAAGATAAAAAGTTCTGTTCTAACAGAACGGCAGCAGACCTCCACAGAGAACAACGAGAGAGCAGCCTAGCTGTTGTATTTATCAACCTATTCGAATGGATCTGTCCCTGTACGTGGACACACATGGTTCACTGTGCACAATACACCTGGCAGGATTAGGGTCTGTTTATTGAAACAGAGCCCAGTGAAGTGCTCTTCTTACCTCAGAGAGTCCTGAATCCACCCAGCTGGGCATCCGAAAGAAGGAAGATCTGGGCCAGAACATGGAAGGGAAGGAGGGGAACAGCTCGCCCTCTGAGAGGTGCTCCCCGAAATTCTGGTCGAAGATCCGGCAGGGGAAGAAGGAAGGAAAGTGGGGGCGTCGGATCCAGGGGCTCTGTATAGCAATGTCCATCTTCAGCCTTTCAAAagtgagctgctgctgctgctgctgtccagTCTGCTGTGTGTACACGGTCTCTTCACAGCGCTACCCTCTTAAATACCCAGCGCTGCCACCCCAGCCCCGCCCACCCCTCCGCTTGAACGTTCTGGAACGCTGAAGTAAGgcgctctctccccctccctctcactGGGTATTTAAATCAGTGGTCTGATTTCATTCAGCGCGGGGCTGTATTATTCTGAGGGATTTGAACAATGCTCACATCACTGGAAAGTTTTTCTTCTCCCAGTCTGGGTTTGTCAGCACACTGTTTTTTGGACGCTGTCGCATAGACTTGGCAGCGCTCGGGATGCCAGTGGGATGACTCTGTGTTTCACTGAGCAGGCAGCCCTGGTTTGGGTTGGGGCTCGGGGCCATGGAACTAATCAAAACCCATCAGAGTTGTTTTTAGCGAGGCAGTCGTGCCAGCTAGCGATGGAGCGAACACAACAGAGAGTAAAGCCAGGTGAAAAACAAGAGTGGCATCGGACTGAATCCAGTGTGTGTATCTGGAGCCTCTTCGGTTAATCCCAGGCAGGCAGTTATAAGAACCATTCCAGCAAACCAGGGTGAGGGTTCTGGAAGGGTGAGGGTTCTGGAAGGGTGAGGCTGAGGGTTCtggaagggtgagggttaggctgAGGGTTCtggaagggtgagggttaggctgAGGGTTCtggaagggtgagggttaggctgAGGGTTCTGGAATGGTGAGGGTTCtggaagggtgagggttaggctgAGGGTTCTGGAAGGACTAactattttttttccctgtttgGGACAAAGATAAAGTTAGGTGTCTTTACTGATGTGTTCTTGTGGTCTAcactttgtatattattttctgtGTTAGTCCTCACATCCTGAAACTTTGAATCATATCTAATACAGCACATAACATTACCCTGCGCCCCTGGAACACTCTAGTGGGTGTAAGAAACAGCACAAGATTGTTATTTCTCGCTTTCACTGGGGGGAATGTTGCAGGTAGAGCTGCACCCTGGTGTCCTGGATGTTACACATGATTCAGAGAGCTCTAATGAGGGCATTACTACCTTTTAAAAAGTCCCCAGGATTGTTTCTTCTCCTCCTATATTAAGAAGACAGTCAGAGGCAGGCTGGATACTGCTTGTACCATCCTGTTCTCATTGATTGACAGGTCATTAGTACTGAACTGCCATGTGGAATGTCCACCCTACTTGTGCAGTGCAGATCATTCCTATAAACAGAGAGGGACACGACGCTGATTATGTGAGCTGTCAGCTGACCTTGATTTACTAGAAGGATCTGATTGCATCCTAATGAAGTCTATGATTCAGACCGTGCTTATTTCACAGACGCCAGAGCTCAGCTGAGATCCTTTCTGTCACGAGAATCGTTAATGGTATGTTTTCAGTTCCAGATCTGGATTTCAGCAGCTGAAGAGAAAGCAAGGGGAGTGACAGACACTGTGGAGGGGTCGGATTGATTTCGTATCCCCTGTGGGTGGTGGATACCCCTCCCCGCTGGGATTAATAAAGAGACAGGACACATTTACCTCCCTGTGGATAAATGCTTCTCCATGTGTGGTGACCCTTGGTAAGGTCATTCTTTAACTCAGGGGTATTCTGCGGGTTTATGAACGCTGTCTGTACAACGGCCTGTCAGTACTTCACAGGAATTTTCTTGTCATAAACCAACCAGCCGCTTCCCCTTATTGACGGACaggctttgcagccagtaaaatTCTTGACCCCGAAATGAAATTTAAGACCAACACAGTGAATAGAAGTGCACACAAGTTTTATAAAAAGTATTTCATTAATTCCACGTTAAGCAATCAGGCATTCAAAAGCAAAGCCAACACTTGTCAGTTTTGTTAAGGTTTTGTGAAGGGACTGGATCTGCTCTGATCCCAGGTATGAAGATAGGCTGAAGGGACTGGATCTGCCTAAACCACTGCTGGACATTGCTGGAATGTCTGTGAACCACGCAGACATGCCTTTCCTATCTGTGTCGGAAAAATAATCAGTGTTTATAAGCTGCTCCTCTTTACTGAAGCGTCTGTCTCAGGCTATTTTAGTCGTGCAgtctcccccccacacacacacacacagactgacccGCTCGCTCACAGAGCTCTCTTTGGAGTTCACTGTGCAGTCAGTGGCTGTGTCTTCTCAAGTCCTGAAGCTCTTTCAGTGCTGCACCCCATCCTCTTCCTCCTGAGCTGAGATATGGAAGCCCGCACCGTCCCCCACGCGTACCCCATGAGTGTGGAGTACGAGCTGGCTTCACCCAGCCGTATCTATGATCAGAACTTCGGAGAAGGTAAGCACAAACAAAGCTGCAAACTCACAAACCCGTTTAGTGCTCACACAACTGAAACGACAGCAGCAGAAAAGAAATCTCACATGGAAATCAAAtcatttagcagttttcccatgcttgcTCACATAGTTCTAGTTGACAGATACCACAGCTTACCCTGCTTTGTAACGTCTTTGCAAtgctctttaccatgctttcactgggctttacTACTCTTTACTACGGTGGGCTTTTACGAGGGGAACGTTACGTCTTCAATATGTTTTGTTCAGACAGTTCCCTTGTTAACCAATGTTTCTATCTAGCACGCTGTTAACATTGTGTGCTGGATTAATTCTCATTCCCAGCCTGGGTGCAGAGCCTTGGTAACTTCTTAGGTTGTGAAAACTGGAAGCAGTGACAATTATAAACACCTCTCCATGGAGCGCGGTGGCTTGCGTTCGGACGCTGGTTGCATCACTTCCACAGCTTGGTCTGGCCTCACTGCGCATGGGTGCTAATAACGAAGCTTAAACTAAGCCAGTGCTTCTCTCATGCTTTTCAGGTCTGACTCCACAGGATATTTTGGCTCCTACCCTGTACCACGGCTACTACATCCGACCCCGGATCAATAAGCAGCTGGAGCGCGGCTTCTCGGAGGTGGACATCAGGGACGACAGGTTCCAAGTGCTGCTGGACGTGTGCCACTTCACCCCGGACGAGCTGTCGGTGCGCACCGTGGACAACCTGCTGGAGGTGAGCGGCAGACACGCTCAGCAAGTGGACAAGCACGGCTTCGTGAGCCGCGAGTTCACTCGCACGTACATCCTGCCCATGGGCGTGGACCCGCTGCTAGTGCAGGTGACGCTCACCCACGACGGGATCCTCAGCGTGCAAGCGCCTCGCAAGGGCCCGGAGCCCAGAGCCACCGTCCACGCCATCGAGATCCACGTGGAGCCGGAGGAAAGGAAGGCATgagtgaaaaaaagagaaaacacttGCATGTGCAGAGTCTCTGCACAGCATCCCTGTGTGATGGGTTATTAACTTGAAACAGCAGTTGCATGTGCAGAGTCTCTGCACAGCATCCCTGTGTGATGGGTTATTAACTTGAAACAGCAGTTGCATGTGCAGAGTCTCTGCACAGCATCCCTGTGTGATGGGTTATTAACTTGAAACAGCAGTTACATGTGCAGAGTCTCTGCACAGCATCCCTGTGTGatgggttttatttttactgtctggagtattatttttttccccattatGTTATTTACAAGTACATTTTAGTAAACCCTTTGATATATTTTCTAAAAACCCTCAAAAAAATgtgagcaaaaaaataaataaaactgtgccCCAGAGATACCCGTTTCTCATCTTCTTGAATGTATGGACAGACAG is part of the Acipenser ruthenus chromosome 39, fAciRut3.2 maternal haplotype, whole genome shotgun sequence genome and harbors:
- the LOC117397375 gene encoding cilia- and flagella-associated protein 68-like isoform X2, with amino-acid sequence MSLPRPGTEPRFCSAMRATGHAEVWHDSDDSVKFQQYGWRCTKKEDAYSTRTLIGNWSEERRDPRSLAQRKPLPSQHSHYFGTTYSASYDTGGKAAERRGSVLLSFYLALNEVERAQAFACPLLHHVKRSRPRPRL
- the LOC117397282 gene encoding alpha-crystallin B chain-like yields the protein MDIAIQSPWIRRPHFPSFFPCRIFDQNFGEHLSEGELFPSFPSMFWPRSSFFRMPSWVDSGLSEMKLDKDRFMVNLDVKHFSPEELGVKVNGDFLEIRGKHEDRQEAARGDSVDKPVTGTEGLRSAIVPRNLVQYLFIYVICIQSFTN
- the LOC117397375 gene encoding cilia- and flagella-associated protein 68-like isoform X3, yielding MSLPRPGTEPRFCSAMRATGHAEVWHDSDDSVKFQQYGWRCTKKEDAYSTRTLIGNWSEERRDPRSLAQRKPLPSQHSHYFGTTYSASYDTGGKAAERRVPDLDFSS
- the LOC117397375 gene encoding cilia- and flagella-associated protein 68-like isoform X1; this translates as MSLPRPGTEPRFCSAMRATGHAEVWHDSDDSVKFQQYGWRCTKKEDAYSTRTLIGNWSEERRDPRSLAQRKPLPSQHSHYFGTTYSASYDTGGKAAERREFNKEARSFPGHQPELQPPHLPNYSCYRLNYTDPGGPNTAREQERAPGAPPT
- the LOC117397289 gene encoding heat shock protein beta-2-like, with protein sequence MEARTVPHAYPMSVEYELASPSRIYDQNFGEGLTPQDILAPTLYHGYYIRPRINKQLERGFSEVDIRDDRFQVLLDVCHFTPDELSVRTVDNLLEVSGRHAQQVDKHGFVSREFTRTYILPMGVDPLLVQVTLTHDGILSVQAPRKGPEPRATVHAIEIHVEPEERKA